tcatcttcgacagtaaactagtatcttggaactaccgaatatacatatttggtactcagtgtgttatattcgtaggtTTATTCtacaaattatctaccgaatctgggtagttcatggcattcaatgcatgcaataatcggtttttcttgtttacaaaagcacacaaacgcatgcaaatcgagtatttgagtttcttaacacaatacctgtgttttacatgcatcgttagcttcaatatcgggggattctccattttcttccatgaaagggtcgtctatgttttcctctccacaaaagtttggatcattcaacatataccccaaatcgtcttctctaaacggtcgtgaaccctcaacattttgttcttcgtcatgattctcaccttctttttcatatccatccatttttgtagtgataaaatgggttttctctttttttccttcaccttcttctctataactctaacaactcaaaaatgaaaaagaaatggaaaaaatgaaacacaaatcattctaatactgcaccgactacaatcggaagtctgggaaatattttggaataccgcaccgactacaatcggaagtctgggaaatattttggcttccgattgcaatcggaggataacaatgttatcatatcctccgaatatataagggtaatttcgccattacgaattacgcgagataagggctggctacattttccttttggatgaccttttttgttttattgttggcccctaaatcctttcgagtggcccctaaaaacgcgaggatttttttgtataatgaaaacaaaattttaacAACACAAGTTGAAAAAAGTTTTGTTAATATATCAACTTAATATTTGATGGAATGTTCAGACACATCCTTTCTATTTGCTCACTTCTCTCTCTCAAAGCATTCATTAAAAAtgttgaaaacaaaaagaaaccaaTGTGACAACTTATACATCACCAAGAGgataaaggaaaataataaagcagACCCCTTCTCAAGTGTATGTTGTTTTTATTACATCTGTGGTTGGATATTGGTGACCGAGGGGACACAAAAACCTATATTGTTAATGATCTGACCTTACATATTGTCCATACTGAAACCCCTAATTCGGAAATCTTCAAAATCTTTTTGTCCAAAGCAGACCTCTGCTGTTGTATAAGGGCTGCCATAGTGCCAACCTAGAAAGTGAATATGTAAGAGCAAACAAGTTAGTTTGTGCCAACAAAAACTAGTCAGGATAAAGATAAACAGTCTTGAAGACAAACTTACTTCTGCTCGGAGTTTTAAAGCCTCTCTCCCTGGGATTTGTCGCAGCCCATCCATCAAATCTAGAAAATCAATTTAACAGTTGGTGTCAAGGTGCGTTTCTCAAACTAATAAAGCTTTGAACAAGCTCAACAAAGTTAATTCATCCCCAAACAAAAAGAGAGCCTATTATCAAAAAATAGAGTTGTTTTCTTTTATTCCCTTAGAACTCAAAGGTCAAAACTGATCAAAAGGTTACGTAACCTTTAACCAAACATACCAGTAGCTTGAGATTCAATCTTATAAACTGACTTAGCAAGCCTTTGAATGTCGCTTCCAGCATTCCTGACAATATTCACACAAACAAAACATCAGCTTCATGTGTATgcggaatatgcaaaagaataacAGTTCATCTTTATCAAAACGTACACATGTAAACTACTACAGACAATATTATGAGCAAATGACGGTACTTACACGAGCTCATTGCGGCCACGTTTCATATCCTTTTCAGCGAGGGCAGATCTTTCAAGCAGTTTCGCACTCTCTCGTTTCATTATATCAACAGAAAGGTTTAGTTCCTTCACATTTTTCTCGGCTTTAACGTATAGCGCCTGCCAGAAATTTGTGGCTTTCATTAGATAATTATACTGGGAAAAGATTAGAAGCATAGAAGTCCTCAATACTAGTTTGATAACATATGACTTCTATACATGTAAAGGCAAGGTGAATGGAAACTAAAATGGCACACAGACCTTTTTGTTTTTAAACAGATAGCCTGTTTCTTAAGGCTTGCTTGCTATCTTGCCATTGCGACAGCATAACACAGGCTAATTTTAGTTGGTCGTCCATGTTTGGGAATTTCGTGACAAAAATTCTCAATAAGACTGTTTGATCTTAAAGTTTCTAAATGATTTATTACAGTATGATGATGACAATAACAGTTTGCCTATTGGAGCTTCCAGTttccaatgtccaaaaaaaatCCAAGATTTTAACAGGTTCATATCAAGAATATGGTATTATGAAGTGGCGGTTTGCCTCATAAACCTACATAACATCATCCAGGTAACTTGCATACACACTTCCTAATTGTCATTACTATATTTTGACACTCAGATTACAGATCCAAGAAGTACAAAATCAAATATTTGTTTTCCGCAGATACCCAAAAATAAGGATGCAACTTCACACGCTACTTCAGATAAGTTTCTTACCTCCTCACTCCTAAAGCGTCCCAAAGTATTTCGAAACAAAAACCTCCTCGGGCCTGCAGAACAAGAATCAGGTATATGAGCCCACATAACATACAAGTACACACCAACAAACTGGACGCGGCCTTGTGAAGTTAAATACTTGACAGAAAAGAAAACATGTTCATATTAACACAAGGATGCAATGTGGTGTGGTATCATGTATGATGATACTGACAGAGTAAAAAAGTGATTTCCAAGATAGAGAAATAAAGCATACAGATAGGACTGAGGATGATCAATAACTAATCTGTAATGCATAAAGCATACTATATCTTAAGTGACAATAAGTGAGGTATGTATAGTTCGTAACCATACATGGAAAGATGAATAAAGACTAGACAAGCTCAACCACACTGCAGAGATACCTAATTACTTGCTGTGACATGAAATTCTTCATCGTGTCACAAGTCGAAGAACACAGACATGCATTCTCAAATTTTGTGTAGGAACATATACAATCATATGCTTTTGAAAGATATACTGTAAGAGTTGTATTGATGTAGTAGAAAGCAATCCGAAGTCTTAGTTTAAGAAAATATGATACTCACCTCGCAGAAGTAAGAGACCTGCTGCAACAGCTACTCCAGAACCCACAGCTGGATTCTCTTTTGCACTCATCAACTCATCTACATGATTAAGTGAAAGTCGGAACTCTGAATGTAAGAACTTGCACTTGAATTATCGATCAAGCCATTGTAAAAGGTCATTTTACGAACAGATTTTTTGTTAAATTCCACCATTAATGTTGACAAATGGTTCTACGATGGGTCAAAATTATTGAATACATAGGGTCTCTGCACCTTAAAGTTGATATACTTCTCAACTTTTGGGCCTCATTCAGCATGTGCACTTTTCTAAAACCATCATTCAGATGGAGAACTCGAAGGGAAAAGACAAAATAGGTCCCTCCAGGGAACACTTAAACTCATGATATGGTGTTTAAGGTACTCGTCAACATGTGCCCCAGCTATCAAGAAGAAAACTTGAAATGTATGGGTTATGTCCAGTGGTAGCAGAGATTTAACAGAGAGTACTAATATGTAATCAGAAGTTAATACCACCTCTGTTTCTGCAAAAGCAAAATAGGCTAGTATCTCTTTccgaaacggagggagtatgtagTTGGTgttaaagaaagagaagaaaaaactcATTCAGCGAGGTAAGCAACATCCCACCTTTGAATTTTGTGAAGAAAGCATCTTcataagaaagaaattgagatttTAGCTGTGGTAAGAAATCCTGTAAATAGAAGCAATATAACCTCATATCAAGACTTGCCATCAGTGAAACCAATAAATAAGTTTACTATGTCACTGAGGGTATGATTGTGACCTAAATTTTTAGACATGGGATAACTGGAAATTGGTGGGTATTCCAACCTCTATCACATAGTGGCACTCTTCTAAGTTCATCTGGGACTACTATCAAAAGTTTATATGTTACCCTTGGACAAAAGTTTGATCTCTACCCAAAATTAAATTTAAGACCTAAccaaaaaatttaaaaccaataatatACAATAATAAATCCACCTAGACAGATAAATGAAGGAATTATATTTATGTCTCGCAGttaaaaaccctagaattttaatAGTAAAAAGAGACCTGCAATGTGCGGAGATGAGTTGAAGAATTTTGTTTGAGAGAACGAGCAGAACGAAGAGCTGAATCTGTAGATTCGTAAACGGTTCTCTTCAAATCTCCTGCGCTGTTGTAATAAGTCTGCCATCCTACCCCTTTTTCTTCTTCCGCTAATAGCTGCCCTCCCCTTTCTCCTTCTTCTGTAGTTACAGTTGGTGATTCGACTTCCGGGAAAGATGAAGATGGAGGaggagaaggaggaggaggaatGTATGATTGAGTTTCTtctgcttctgctactgctggTACTGGTGATGCTTCTTCCTCCGTTGCCATTTTTTTTCTTACAGCTATGTGCAGGTGTCCGTCGATTTCATACAGAAAATTTCCAAGGGAACAACACTACTGGATGGTAATGTGGTCATTTTCTTAGAAGGCAAGTCGGTAACATTTTGTTTGTCGGCTTGACTGCCCGTCCTTGTTTGTTTGGATCTGAATAAAGATACGAATCCCATCTGACTCGGCTCGTACATCATTTGTGGGAGTCGAACTATCTGTTTTGCCGTTCTTATCTGCCACCGCTCATACATCCTAGTCATATACCTGACTTGTGAGGAACATTTCTTACTAGCAcgatgtttgtttactcctgacgaTTCATTTGAATCGTCTGGATccgagtcatctggatctgagtgaaatcatctGATTCATCTGAATCTGACTCGATATGTGAGTCAGTAGTTTGGTCCCATAAGTCAGGAATATTTTGTTATCTGACTCAAATGGATCTGAGTCAGAAATtaggtctgagtcagaggtcgagttagatctgactcaaaatagaaaacaaacaatctgactgctgactcggtgcgAGTCAGGGATTGATTCAGATTCAGAcgtcgagtcagctgcaaacaaacaaggtctagattcaaaaaaaaattgtagcaTCCTAGCCATATACCTGATTTGTTGGGAACATTTCTTACTAGGTTCAAAGAACTTGAACAGCTGGAGTAATTTTTAAGTTGATGTAGTAAGTCAATTCCATATATAATGAGTCAGATCAAATGAATCAATTggtttagaaaaaataaaatttaggaattgCTAGTTAACCCTATCCAGAGGAGCCGTTTAATCGGTGGTCCACCCGTTTGATTCGTTTTACTCGCAAAACATGTACGAGTccctatttttcttttaaaaaaatccTAATATTACCCTGCTGCAACGAACACAAGAAGAGAAAACCAAATGAAatctttatttctttctcttttttttcaactCAAATCTGAATTTCCTCTCCTTGTTTCTGCTGATGTTCTTCGATTTTTAAGTTTTAACTCAAATCTGAATCCCAagtgtgttgttattattatcttctccgtTTTCCTTGACTTTGTTATGCTTTTCATTTTCTGTTTGTCTTTTCAACTGAAATCATGATGATCATCTCGATTTCATGATTTGTCAAATTCTTTACACTATTTTCTTTCTCGATTAGTAACAAATCATTTTTCTTTGATGCATATTgttaaatttcatgaattaattcCGTTTTTGTTCGTATTTAAgtaattttgttgatttttttaatCTAATTTTGTAAtggtgatatttttattatttatcaaatcatcgtattttttttgtttatatatCGTTTAATAATCTGTTAGATTTAATTTACTTATTTTTCCCCCCAGATAATCAAGAAACAACTACTTCCCTTGTACTCAATGAATGATTTAGGAAGAAAGTCAAATAACAAAATATTACACTCAAGTGCAATAAGTGTCGGGGTTGAAGAGTTATTTGAAGCATTATGCTAAGAAAACTACAAATTTAGAAAAAGCGAAACAAACAATACTTGTTCCATTATCCTGAGCTTGAACATTTTTTTTGTGTTATACGTGTTAGGCCAAATTTTGTTTCCCAACGTTAGCTCAATGACATTAGTTGGCTTTCTCAAAGGTTTGCAAGATTAAGAAAAAGCACCTACATATGATTGGGGGTCTGCAATTTTTGATGAACTCTACATAACTCTTGGTGATTGCTCGTGTACTACTAGGGATAGCATGAACGTTTTAAAGTAATATTGAAGGTAAGAAGAACAATTCAATTCAATATGGTATTTGATTTATTATCAATTTAATTTATAAACTGGTAAATGTACTAAAATAacaatgtttttcaatgttatttTCAGTATTGGCGGTAAACTTACTTCGATTTTTGCGGAATCCGAACTTCACCATAAACAGATTATTTTTCCAGTCGTGTATAAGTacatgttttggggtaaaaactgattctgctggaaatgatAAATTtcggtgtgccgccgagaaacgaatctaaaactTAAAAATTTCACTTCACgggagtgctttagattcgagagatcaatctgtacaatcctggcctaaaccaagaaatggccgttccagtcttacttcggtcacaaaatgaaggagaagggttaatcttagggagggaattgaagaaggtgttgagatcagaatggttaactctgaaggtgtggttgttttatgacttgtatcataatatggaacttgcttgcggaatgtaagttatgagttctttggtgtttttctggatccttgtgttgataaccgttgttttgttaaaataggttgaaaacctatttatataaatcatagttgaacgcaccctgatctcaaaggaagtggaagtagttgagtaatggagaagtggaaatcgtgtaaAAATATTGAAAACCACGCCTTTCTATGAGAGAAGACAGATTGGTttgcacccactacttctctgcagccaataactgtccgcctttcctgacactttcttataatgggcacgttgcacgcccatgctgtaaaccgccagacaattaccctgatgaacatcccccagtttgtgacatgtttgatgtctcaaatatttttgtggaaaatatgtagcaagttgcgAGTCTTGCTGGAAAGACCTagctattttgaccaatcacgcgcaagctaggcggcgaACGGTCATATGTTTTAAGTCAAGCCATGAGACTTGCCGTAAGAAAAAGCGTGTAATgctttttaggtcaaataattaaattatttgtgaaattgatgctcataaagcatcgttgtataaagctcgtttaaattagtcgcggagcttaatgtaTTAAAATGAGCATGACCGGCAAACTTCAGGAAGCTGCCAGGAGTTATTCATGCACGTCAAAGGTGAGCTGATCGGTCCTAGTAAGAGAGTGATGgatggtagccattttgacaccCTA
This portion of the Papaver somniferum cultivar HN1 chromosome 11, ASM357369v1, whole genome shotgun sequence genome encodes:
- the LOC113320580 gene encoding RGS1-HXK1-interacting protein 1-like; the encoded protein is MATEEEASPVPAVAEAEETQSYIPPPPSPPPSSSFPEVESPTVTTEEGERGGQLLAEEEKGVGWQTYYNSAGDLKRTVYESTDSALRSARSLKQNSSTHLRTLQDFLPQLKSQFLSYEDAFFTKFKDELMSAKENPAVGSGVAVAAGLLLLRGPRRFLFRNTLGRFRSEEALYVKAEKNVKELNLSVDIMKRESAKLLERSALAEKDMKRGRNELVNAGSDIQRLAKSVYKIESQATDLMDGLRQIPGREALKLRAEVGTMAALIQQQRSALDKKILKISELGVSVWTICKVRSLTI